Within Vanessa atalanta chromosome 11, ilVanAtal1.2, whole genome shotgun sequence, the genomic segment aaaaatgtcaataatcCTAACTGTTTAGGTAGTTACATAAAATTGGTTTCCATTAGGCAAAGGGCGTAAAATGATTTTTTGGAACTGCCATATTTTCAACGTGGCGAGGTTCAACTCTGTTTTAATGTGCTCCGTAGACAGGAACTTGAAAGGTTCCTTAATTTATTGGCTCTTTCAACTGCTCCataagtgtatatatgtattaacgaTTTGTGCAGTGAGCGACGCACTGTGGGCAACGATTCCATTAGAGCAGGTGCAGAAGCGCGAATATTGTAAATACGGCCCTTTAAAGGTGTACTTTAGTTTGTATGGAATATTGGCTAAAGAATTAACCAACTCACGTGGCTTTTTTAACGCTATTGATACTTTTTTCTAGTAGGTAGAGCAGTGGGTATCGTAATATACGTATGTACATAGGTGTTGATAATGCGTAAGCAAAAGAAAACAAGCACGTAATAAGGCAAACACAGTTTTGCAAATTTATTCCACATATTAACTGATACAAGATTGATACAAGTCAGAGTTCTAACAGTATGGACATGCTATGTGGTCGAAATACAAAAAAGTTTAGTACAgcgataataataaacattgcagAAATCCTGAACTTTACATTACTACTTCTTCACACTAATGTATTTTAAAgggaaatatgtaataaaaataaagcaaaaaactAAAGCAGGAACACAGTTGGGAAATGTTATCGATTACaggtgttttttattttagccgTAATTGATAGAGTCGTCGAGTTCAATTCATTCCATAAATTCTTTCTCGTGTAACCTAAGTTGTAAGTTTGTCAAAAAACAACAGTCAAActccttataatataataattactgctAAAATACACATCACATCGCAAAATGCGTTCGcaggaataaaatatatcgaataacatgtattaaaaaaaacagacagTCGACGGGTCGGCGACCCGACGCGCGACCGCAAACAGGCAACCGCGGCCGCGCGCcctcacaaaaataaagtatatattaaatatatacggcTAATACGACAGTGAAAACATAAGCATAACGGGAAACTTACATTCGAAACATTTCATAACGTCCTACTTTAAGATTTTTACGGAATCGTCGCGATACAAAATCGAAAACgtgaaaatcaaataaaaaaaacacatatatagAAAAAAGTGGAACGATCCCCCCGCTAGGGCGGGCGGACCGGGCGTAAACGTAACCGTGAACCGCTGCGGAGCGTGCGAGGCGCGGTGCGCGGGCGAGGTGCTCCCCTGCGCAGCTTGTAGTGTCTCCGGGACAGGGGCTCGCGCGCGCGGCGCCCGGCGGCGGCGCGACGGCGCGGCGGCGGCTAGCTGCCCGCGCCCGCCCacccgcgcgccgccgccgccgccgcgcccagCCGCCGCTTGCTCTCCCCCCCAGCGTTCTGCTGACCCCCGTCGTGTTTACGTTTACCTGCAACCGAACCCACGGCCTCACGTCACCATCTTACCGCATTTGTGCAAATCAGTATAAACCATCGAATCGGTTCACCTGATTTTAATCGATTAAACTTTTGAAAAGTGATGTACTACATACTACTTATGTAAATTGGTCAGTAACAAAATGAtctaataatttgatattattcacTATACAGAGATGAAAGAATACATGATACCATTAAAATTTTCTagtaaaatacacaaattaaactatataatcTTCCacaaactttacaataaaaaaaatttggacTCGCAAATAGGCTGGTCTAAAGTTTGTGGAAGACCTATGCAGGAACAGGATAAAGGAAAGGAAAGGGTAGGATAGTTaccgataaatatttaagaatccAGATTACACGCAAACCATTAAACATGCTGAAACGAAATAAGTTGTATCAGGTAGTGAGCTGATTACAGTGGCCATCCGAGAGAgtccaaatattttttagtaaaattttgaattttgtccATTATATCGCTACTGTATTAAATCTATTCAAATGTGAAACAATACAGTAATCataagaaataagaatttttttagtaatttaatttgagcagaaatatttaacttaagctAATTAAAGATTGGATCAAAAGAAAACTCTTACActtgttttgaatttttaaagtcCTTATAACTATTAGCTTTTAGTCAGTCTATCTATGTGGAATAGATCAAAGATATATTCCACATAAAATGTTAAAGGAATAAGCGGCAATAAAAAGGAAGGACAATATTATGATTAACAATTCTGATGGTAgctttgtaaatacaaataatcaataattatcatCTTAGATAAGACAAAAGTTTTTACGAACCTGGTAAACTTGGCTTGGCGCGCGGGTTGCCACGCATGGCGCTGGGCGTGCGGCGGCCACGAGCGGCGCGCCGCGCACCACCACGGGCCCCAGCCGCGGCCCCGCGCCGCGCCCAGCGGGCGCCCGTCCCACATGACCCAGCCCCCTGCACCCAATTTACTGTTACCCATCTCGTAATACCATCACCCTCGCCTTTCGTTTGGTACCTCTCAAGTTCGACACTATTAACCGATTGTTGAAATGCAGAGGAACAAGTTGTCAAATTACGACAGCCTTCGTATCGAATACAAAAGCAATTATTaactaatcatatattttttatatgatcgaAATTTTACAAGTTGTATGGTTAAGGAGCAAAATTTCTTTACAATTAGCTCTTTCGCCATATTATTTAAAGCGACATTTTCACAAAAGAACGCTTCTGCTACTATGACAGCGCAGCATTATTACCAAATGATTTATTGTGCCTGCCTCTGAGAGTTCGTGTTCAAGTCCCTAAAAATGTAAAAGATAATGGCAAAATGGTTTTTCAGGATGTAACCCCTGGGGTTTTTGAATTAAAACGcttcaaaaatgtaataaaattatgatataatgtCTAAATCGGGGatgatagattaaatatatgagAACTGATATTCGAACATTAgcattattgttgttttttaataatgctgtTGCCAAAAATTCATAGACATTCTACGTTCTTGCAGAGCCCTGGATATATGTTTGGATTTTTCGTTGAAGGATAAGTTTGGCCATCAGTGGccggttcttatcggtagaattccgaaccggtgatagcttcaattaatattttgtttaatgacgattcaaaagactacatgaataaaatatattttgatttttgattataattattttttgagcaccgaatacatatataagcaacttatatataatataagcaacTTATCAGTTAAATGTAGTTTATTCTCTAGAACGCTGTAATTCAGCGGATCTTAATTGACTAGAACAAATCTATACCTATATTTCcgaaaaatatacctattaatatGCAATTAATACCAACCAAACCACAATttgatataattgtaatttgatGGTTGCAAGCTCTCTAACAAATACACGTATCGAAGTTTTTTCATCATTgtcacatattttttaataaaacataattatagcaTCAATTTGCCATATCTAACCATGCACGTTTGCATCTCGTTCTAATGAAAACAATCGAAACCAAACCGAGTATAAATCGTGAAATGCAGGTTTAAACGACAACACTTGAGAAGTACCAGTCTGAAGTGAGGGTATACGATTACAAGGTTGGTAACATTAATAGACATTTTCATCAACAGCCACCATCTTTGTTCTACAATCACTAACAATACTCATCTATAAGACATCTAATTCTACCAAGACACTGGTGACTATTGAtgatttatagataataaaaaaacaacgaaaaataatctataactgtaaatatatttttatagattaaatgaataaattttgtcaaattaattaaataaagaagttCACTGTCCATCGATGTCTTATCAATGAATATTCAATATCCAGAATTCTCAGAAAGGTTTGAAAATCAATCGATGAACATAGAATTCAACAATAATCATGACATCGAGAACgtatttggtaaaaaaataaatcataaatacatctatattcaatatatatataaaagctttGATAGTGTAATCAAACGTCTtccatatacataaaaatagtttacattTGATATCGTAATATGCGTCATCTGAGAACAATCACACAagcaattgtttttgtttataatcttCAAAAGAAATAATGTGTGAATATTCTCTTCTAAATCTAAGACATCATGCAGCAAATAAATAACTgctttaactatataaatatgtagatattaCACGAGATACAAAATATGCTAAAAGTATTTCATGGATGTTTTTATCGATAATAATGTACTAAGAAACAATCAGGTACCTACTTCTACGCTACGAGTAATTACTCACATACTTTACGAGTGAAAATTACAACAGACTCTAAGGTTGATAGCTAAACGTAGACAAACAACCGATGTAAAATACTCATAATTGTCTATATAACGCAGACGGGTACCTGAATGCCTCCAGTTAGATCGTAGTAAAGCGAGTTGGGCCCGAGAGCGAGCTCGTCGTCCTGAGTGAGGCATTTACCAAGCGGGTCAGTAAGTCTTCTTAACATATTCTCTACCTCGTTACAACAAcgagaaatttaaaaaacgttaCACGGGCTGTCCGATTTACGAAAACGACATTCCTGATCTAAGAGATATGCGGGGGTGGCCAAGCTCCAAGCGTGTTATCGGGTTAGTGACAAAGCGAGCGAAGCGAAGCACTACATGAGGAATGGTAAGCGCGGGATGATGCTAAGCGAGGCAAACGTGTAATGGCAACTGAAAACAACAGGGAGAGGTGAGTCGGGCGCGTTAGTCGGAGTGGCCGCAGCCATGCAGACCTGATGGTGCGATCGCCGACAGCCACCCCGCCCCGCCCAGCTCCCTCGGCCCGCGCGCCCCGCACCGGGCTCCGTGGGCCGTGTGTGCAGTGTGCACTGGCAGCAGCAGCTGCGCACTGCGCACTGCACACTGCACACACGCGGTGCCGGCGCGCCGGTGCGGGCCCGCGCCGCGCCCCGCCGCCGCTATCGATCACCACCGTCAGGCCTACACACTACCGTCTTTACCGAGTCACTGACTCCATTCTAGGATGGGAATcaaccaaaaataaaacaaaaagtgaaGAGTAGATGAAAAATTTGGCAAATCAAAAACCGAAAGGTAACAATGATGAGTACAGCGTCTAGTGactagtaaaataatatgataacatTAGTTAGTGTGTGTGGGACCCACCGGTTGCGCTCTGTTGGGAGGCTGGCGGACGGCGGACGGTTGCGGTGGCCCCGCGTAATCAAAATAGAACTCATCGTACCGGTAAAATGGCTCATTGTAGCCACCTCGGTAATCCCCGTACCCGTAATAGTCGTAATCATAATCTATAAACACACAACACAGGCCTTTTAGAGGCTAAGCTAAACTAACGCTAACTTACAAGCTACCGTAGGCTGGCGGTATCCGAGCCTCTGCAATACTCGACACCGGGCAAACATTTACATACGAATATCTCTGCTAGGAGGCTGTGCACACGGGAACTCCACCTGCTTCCTTAGCTCACTCACAAACCGCTACGCACTCGACGTAGTCAAAATTATTATCGACACACGGAAAAAACATGCATCTTCAAGTGTCTAATTTTCATCTATGGCAAATATTTCTCAAACATGGATTCTTgtgaaaacaaacaattttgaatttggaaaatGTTTGGTTGCTGATTTGCATTTCTCTGTCCCACCACCAAAACCTATACTGAAAGCGATGTAAAACAGATGATCAAGTTGAAATCTCAAAGATTGGTGTCGAAACGCCGCGGTACCAATGACAGTGATTACATCATGTTGAAGCATGCACTCGGGAGTCTGTTAAGGttgttattacataaacaaagtTTAGCCCTCTCGTATACACGTAGACTTCACTTTAGAACAGTGTTTCGTTTCTTCTACGTCTTTAGTCCGAAACCATGCAGAACCTACTTAAACCTAGCTCTCATTAATTCTAGCCTATAAAATAGCGTTATGAAACATGTGAGTCGGTTCGCGATAACACActgaaagttattttatatactttccgTGGCTAAATCAATAGCAACGGAAACTACAGTGTATCATCGCAACCTGATTTGTTAGTAGGGGATCAGTAGCAAAGTTTGCGTGTGCGCGTGGAAACCACACCGTGTACACTTCATGTATGTGTGAAATCAGATCCTTTCGAATCGAGAAatagtgaaaaaatattaactttattttaattactacaaaatatatttttttataaatatttcttcacaCTTCTCTCCCTTGTCCGAATTTCGAGCTCGCTAGCTAGATTGACTTTTTCTGatgattaagttttattatgccTTTAAAATTGGTTTTTGGACTATTGGACTACAATTAAGTGGTTTAGtctcttttatttttagcaaaaaCAAGAAATATTGAACGAAACAATTACTACGATATCAAACATCCTGGGAGTCATAAATTTATAGCAAGATGTCCTTTTtatgctttaaattatattttaaaaaatgaagatAGATTTGTTCACAGAAAAGAGACATTTCTAAAAGAGCATTCCCTTAAAACATGTTATGGTTTGATCAAGGCCAACGATTCAGCCTCACATCAATAAATGTCGTCAGAGGGGTCGGAGACACGTATAAAGAGTCACAAAAACGCAGGTGTGAATATGGCAGGTGGTAATCTTTTATAAGAACATATGACGTAACAGCAGCTGGGACTATCGCAAAAAACATCTGTTCGCAGAGCAAATCTCATACTTTTGTGAATTTAACATACGAAAATGAGATGACGCGTGCGAATATCGCTCCAAGCAGAAAACTCGTCGGTCAGTCCCTCGCGTGCGATCGAAAACAATTCTAATATCAGATCAGCTCGATCGTTAACGAGAAACGTATGTAATCATTTCGTTCAGCCGAAGTCATCGAAAAGTCGATCTATCACAGCGAACATGTACGCATGAGTGTGTGTGGCGTGTGGTGTGTGGGTGTGTGGGGCGCGGGCGAGCGCGGTACTGACCGTAGTCGCCGCGCGCTTGCGGCGGGCGCGGCTGCGGCTGCGGCGTGCGGCCGCGCAGCGCGCCGTGCACCGGCGAGCAGCTGCACCAATCAAATCTGACATTACACAACGATACGTTACCCACCGCTAACTGCGCTGGCGCGGCGCCGGCCTCGCGTTGGCGGTGCTCTCGTTACGTACTCGACCGGCACGACTTTACCATTACGTTTGTAATAAAACCGAGGAACGAACAACGTAtaagcaaaatttaaaaaagatcttgtcaatcaaatattaaatttataattggctctaatttgaaaacttttttaaatatcagttgCATTTACTTTTGTCtctaaattttcaataatgatgcAAATATTTGATGAGAGAAAACTAATGACGAGTAAAGAATGAGTAATcctattatttctaaaaacatTCCCCACGAATCATTGGATtccaatgtttaaaataattaatttaatttagatcctTCACTACCTACGAATGTCTAAAAgtgtcttaaaattaaaactccgAGACGAcctaaataaatgtttctatATGCCTAAAatacaattctaaaataaaataaattaaagaacttGTAGAGCGGTCACGGTTatcataaagtaaaaaaaatatttaaatatttaagcctttacataaaataattcataaaaaaatatactaaaatattttcttggcACCTTCCAGTCCAGTTAAATTTGAGTATACGTGTACACCCTGCTTCTTTTATGCTGAACCTGTATTTAGCTCTACAAGAAAGGACACAGGCCAATATTCTGACAATAAATGATCACCTTTAATTCTACCAAATACATCTATTAGACGTACCGTACAATTTAAGCATTTAATACACATCAATGAAAATTGCAATATCTAGACGTAAGgtgtaaaattgaaatataagtcGCACTCACCCGCCACGGCCGTAGATCATTTGGGTCATCCGACGTTCACGCGCACGCAATATTTCCTCTTTCTTCTTCTTGTCTGAAGGGGGTTTCGCCAGCGACACCTCCAAACGAGCGCCGCCCATATCTTTTCCATATAATTCTTCCATCGCCTGATATTAATGAGTATTATCAATTTGTAGTTATTTGTATCTTCTTAGGTTACGTTTATTGATAACATCATTTATGATCTTAGCTGCGTCTCCACAAAAGGAAAATTAGCAACTTTCATGATGTCGACACTCATCGGTGACAAGTATCTGTAATTGCTTTTTGCCAACAAAAATCGTTAAAATGTGAAGTTATTGTTGGACTTTCCATAGAATTACGAGCAGATCAAACACAAAACTGCCCATTTCAGTGAAAACATAACTTAACCCTTGTAAGGCGTTACTATGACGGATGCAAATGTCGAAATTGATTGTTACCATCGATTGATGACTAAACTAAATGCTAACTAAACCTTTTTTGAAAACAGGATTATCGGCAACTAATTGTATGATCAAACCAATAGTTCAAAGATGTAATGGAtagaaatattcatatttatatgttatgttatattatgggggttgttttaaactaaaaagAATTTCCAAAActaactataaaaattaaaaaaattacacatttttaattaccttaACAGCACAATCTCGGTCTTCAAAATGGACGAAAGCATAATCCTTAATCTTCTTGACTCGTTCAACGGTCCCGTAACGTTCAAATTCTTCTTTCAGCGCCTCTTCCGTTATTTCTTGGGTCAGGTTTCGGACGTATAACACCTTAacctattcaaatatatatatttttatacattttgttgttattattttcttttctatttatGAATCGTCAAGCGAACGACGATTTACTTACTTTACTCATAGTTTGCTCGTCGGGCTCTTCTTGAGGATCAGCCCAATCCACTATAATATCACAGCCCCATACCTGCGAAGGATCATTAgactattagaaaaaaaaacactgatatGCGAATGATATTTCACGGTATACATGTATCGTACTAGAGGTAAACAGCTCACCTTTATTCTACCAGTTCCAAGTCTACGCTTAGCTAACGACGCGGCTTTGTGAGACTCGTATTCCAAAAAACAAAATCCTCTATTTTTCTTCTTATCATCGGGCgaactatatataattacttctaCGAGTCCGGCTGCAATCATACAACTCAAATAAAACGCCACGAAGGGGCCAACGAgcgtgaaaattataatataaagctcCCTCCAACCCTCgcttaaattcaatttcaacgCTACAAAATATGAAGCAAATCAAACGATATTCCAGGAGAACATATACGGTACTGAAGAAGTCTAGAGAACAACAGCAAGATTCTCCAGTCATTACCAGTGAGCATTCTCGAGGCGGAGGCCAATCGTCAGGTTAACACTTCGTTTGCAATCTACTTCGCGAGAGGCCGCGAGGCGGCGCGAGGCGCGAGACGCGAGGCGCGAGGCGAGGCGAGGCGCGAGGCCGCCCGGGCCCGCCTCGCGCCTGGCGCCGGCTCGCGGGCCCTCGCCAACTGAATAGCATTTATTATGAATTCGACAAGGACTTACGTGCGTGCCTAGTAAGCTCCTCAAACAAATCGTCCCGATCTCGATTCTTAGGGATATTTCCCACGAATAAACGATGATTGTTAAAGGAAACCGTTACGCCAATCTTTTTCCCCTTTCGAATTTCATAATCATTCAGCTGCAAGAACAATTCGAGGGAGAATAGCCAATGGCCCGGGCCGGAGCGGCCGCGGCCGCCCGGCCCATGACTGGAGAGGGACGCGGGacgggcggcgggcggcgcgggacGCGCGGGACAAGCGGGACGCAAGCGGGGCACCCTCAGCGGTCCACACCAAGCCCCACGCACTCAACCCAACAACTATCAACTCTTTAAGTCATTCGATTGAAACTTTACCTGTTAATTTACCAAACTCTTCCAGTATCTCCTCTTTGCCTTTAGACTTGGGAATGTTGCCGACGAAAAGTCGCAGATTCGGAACGCTAATCTTAATTCTCAGAGTCTTCCCCGGTTTTATTTCGTGATTATCGAGCTGTGGGAAAAATAATAAGggaaaaattttgaaaaatgggTTTCGTTTCGGATTCGTTCTGGCCGAACTGCGATCGCGGTCGGTTCCGATATCGGTCGAGCCGGCGCCGGTTCCGGCGCTTGATGAATTTAGCACAGGTCTGCGACCGCGGACGCGACAGGCGTGAGCGATGATGTCGGTTAGAGCCAATTGTGATGAGTTAACTGTACTTTGGATGATAAGCCAAAAGTGTTTTACGGAGCAAAGAGGAGAGCCTGAGATATATTAAATTCTCAGCCGGAGAACTTTTTGAAGCCAATTGAAAGTTAACCCTGTAAGTGGACCGTTTGatgaagtgaaaataaaaaaagcgagTACAAAGTGTGgtggtaacaaaaaaaaaatgaaagcaaCTTAAAATTGAACGAGGTGCACAGTAAAGAACGGGATGATATCTCAGGAAAAGCGAGGCTAGATCAGATTACAGGTGTTATGTTTGcacatttaaacaaattcaGTGATTACATTTATATGAGGAGGTGGCCATATAGATCGTAAGAGAACAACTTCAATACAAAGTTTTAAGTTACATATTTGAGACGTGGAACGTCACAATAGTAATGCAAATTCTCGAATGCAAGATGTTCGTTAAGAGAGCAATGTATAGGACCACCGCCAAGGGAATATTAATGACATGCTCTTTAAATGATAAAAGCTTAATATCTATATATCCCAAGTGTGACTGTGAATACGTATATTCATCAGGCAAAGGATAGCGTCTTGCAAAAGTACCGACGAGTGATTACACTACAGTAGTTTTGCAAGTGACGCCACAATTTGAAGACTTCGGTTGTGGGGATGAAATCATCATTCaaaaactaattacaattagtaataaaaaaaatagcaaattctCGATATTGAAAATTATGACTATgtgattttttcaaaaaatatttttttttatataagtatattttttaattgaataaaggaattgaATAAAGGTTTTAAGGTCCGGTTTCAATGTACGTACTTATAATGTATCTAACCGAGTTAAGGAGatatcaagtaaaatattatagcaaGTTTTGTATTTCGTGCAATTGACTCAATATTGGggccaaaatatattattgatgattccatcgaaacatatttaaaatatacaaatgtacGAAGTCGCCAAATTGCGGTCAGCTAACGTGCTGTGATTCAGTTATTTTTCAAGGATTATACTTAAACATTCGGCGAGTCACCTGGAAAGTAGATGTCAAATTAGAATTTAGTTTCACTTTGATTCTTCACCAATTAAACAGATGTAGGATATATCATTCAGTTTAGACACAATTTAGTGTTACCAATTAAGTTATTTCATGTTTTATGTTCTGCGATAACACTGTGCAAGATATGCGTATCGGTACAGATGTGCTTTAACATCCATATTGTTAAGAAGGTTTGTGGCAACAaatgttcataaataattactacTTCATATAAAGTCTAGTACTAACTACGTCCGGAGTCTCCCGACTCGCAACGTTTCAGGACTATCTACCGATTCCAACGAAatgtctaatattattattgttagattaaatttatttataatttatcgatCGATACAATATGTATTCAAGGCTAGATAAAACTGTACTTATCAAGATGCAACATCGACATCGAAAGCGGAACAAAATGAACGCAAATGCAGgcaaaaagtaacaaaaaattgatatttaaagcCTAGTACATTTAAAACAGCGCGTTGTTGCCACCAACCTTATTTCCTCTTAGCGATTGAACCTTACGTTGAAGCGCTAAGCGGTTTCGAAAGTGGTAATCATTGTACGACTTGTAGGACGGATCTattcactaaaaataatataaaatcattcatcTTTACCatctaaaagtaattattaccaCTTTCtagaaacaaaaattacaacacccatatataaatagatacccAATACTCTGAACTTATTTTTTCTctcttaaagtttaaaaatgaaaCGTAAAATCAACGAATAACCAGACTCGTCATCGGTCGCCTAGTACTGCTCGGCAAAAGAATAAGTTCAGCGGTCCCGGGACGGCGGCGCCGGTACCCACCTCGTGCACGGCGCGCTGCGTGGCGTCCCGCGTCGTGAAGGTGACGAAGGCGTACCCGCGGTTGGTGCCCGTCATGGGGTCCATCATGAGGCGCAGGTCCCAGATGGTGCCGCAGCGCTCGAACAGCGGGATGAGCTCGTCCTCGTACATGTCCTTGGGGATCTTCCCGCAGAACACCTCGCAGCCGGCGCCGGGCGTGCCGCCCTCCCAGCCCGGCGGCGGCCCGCCGTATTTGCGCTGACCTGCGGGGACGCTTTGCTGTCTCTCGGTTCGTGCTACGGGCGGCTCTGGGACGCGAGGAGCGCCGATGCTTATGACTGATCACctcatattttaatagaaattgcAACCCA encodes:
- the LOC125067370 gene encoding heterogeneous nuclear ribonucleoprotein R isoform X5, with amino-acid sequence MAEGNGEISLEEVPGKDSDVGRTPDYHKLIEYGLDTKVASKLDDIYKTGKLAHAELDERALDALKEFPSDGALSVLGQFLDSNLEHVSNKSAYLCGVMKTYRQKSRAGVQGAPALASTVQVKGPDEEKIKQILERTGYTLDVTTGQRKYGGPPPGWEGGTPGAGCEVFCGKIPKDMYEDELIPLFERCGTIWDLRLMMDPMTGTNRGYAFVTFTTRDATQRAVHELDNHEIKPGKTLRIKISVPNLRLFVGNIPKSKGKEEILEEFGKLTAGLVEVIIYSSPDDKKKNRGFCFLEYESHKAASLAKRRLGTGRIKSNDPSQVWGCDIIVDWADPQEEPDEQTMSKVKVLYVRNLTQEITEEALKEEFERYGTVERVKKIKDYAFVHFEDRDCAVKAMEELYGKDMGGARLEVSLAKPPSDKKKKEEILRARERRMTQMIYGRGGFDWCSCSPVHGALRGRTPQPQPRPPQARGDYDYDYDYYGYGDYRGGYNEPFYRYDEFYFDYAGPPQPSAVRQPPNRAQPRIC